One uncultured Caproiciproducens sp. DNA segment encodes these proteins:
- a CDS encoding YcxB family protein yields the protein MPTFYEGKPIEIIEQTVDPEDYAAAYYTAQSAISPMHKKWVKAGICLSTAIVIASFIPFYNARLATCWAPAGGIVLALALGFLFFFVQPNDIKKWADELYRSNGLLALPQKIQLYRDSVVLENSCEQILEYWTDFNKCLETGAAFVLTGGRERELLIIKKRGLTNEQTETISAHLAGTFASRYVKIGR from the coding sequence ATGCCGACGTTTTATGAAGGGAAGCCTATAGAAATCATAGAGCAGACGGTTGACCCGGAGGATTACGCCGCGGCGTATTATACCGCGCAGAGTGCAATTTCCCCCATGCACAAAAAATGGGTCAAGGCCGGTATCTGTCTTTCGACTGCAATTGTAATCGCCTCTTTTATCCCATTTTACAACGCAAGGCTTGCTACCTGCTGGGCTCCCGCCGGCGGGATTGTTCTGGCGCTTGCGCTGGGATTTCTTTTCTTTTTTGTACAGCCGAACGACATTAAAAAATGGGCGGACGAGCTGTACCGCTCCAATGGGCTGCTTGCGCTTCCACAGAAAATTCAGCTGTATCGGGACAGCGTGGTTCTTGAAAACAGCTGTGAGCAGATTTTGGAGTACTGGACCGACTTTAATAAATGCCTGGAAACCGGCGCTGCTTTTGTTTTGACCGGCGGGCGCGAACGGGAGCTGCTGATCATTAAAAAACGGGGGCTCACAAACGAACAGACGGAAACAATATCCGCTCATCTTGCCGGTACGTTTGCTTCGCGCTACGTAAAAATCGGGCGTTAA
- a CDS encoding YcxB family protein codes for MPDSPVSVSCLTTKFDYADFKIAAAKAAMKQSEKIILKVTGTVLILTAFLLRAFVYGNFYQNFIYAAMAAVGVIIGCFYDLIVIYAVRRHSFRYFTANKEKFIAQTTEFFEEKITFKTERYTAAIPYEMLYKAYEDARVFIIYTGINEMKFIPKRAMNESECTRIHNILYTKLQEKYQQEGAR; via the coding sequence TTGCCTGATAGCCCAGTTTCGGTAAGCTGTCTTACCACAAAATTCGATTACGCCGACTTTAAGATAGCGGCAGCGAAAGCCGCTATGAAACAGAGTGAAAAAATTATATTAAAAGTCACAGGAACCGTTTTAATATTAACCGCATTTCTTTTACGGGCTTTTGTTTATGGGAATTTCTATCAGAATTTTATTTATGCCGCAATGGCCGCGGTCGGCGTCATCATCGGATGTTTTTACGATTTAATTGTTATATACGCCGTGCGGCGGCATTCGTTCCGCTATTTCACGGCAAACAAAGAAAAATTCATCGCGCAGACCACAGAATTTTTTGAGGAAAAAATAACCTTTAAAACCGAACGGTATACGGCCGCAATTCCCTATGAGATGCTGTATAAAGCGTATGAGGACGCGAGGGTTTTTATCATATACACCGGAATCAACGAAATGAAGTTTATTCCCAAAAGAGCGATGAACGAAAGCGAATGTACCCGGATTCATAACATTCTTTATACAAAGCTTCAAGAAAAATATCAGCAGGAAGGTGCCCGCTAA
- a CDS encoding lysozyme inhibitor LprI family protein, with translation MKNRKKLCIVAVFAVAVTAFTGCGMFKSGNSSVPASGLGESSQTASSQPASSGQSESESSAVQVITPNEPAQSQPGPVIDIETDNADFNALFKSNPIDKKYIAESNKAFSSVEMVQLSNKYADIWSKEVTSAYNKVVKLATGDALKKIKAEQTAWVNGKTEALKKISDEAQAGGGTMAQVNAASGMMDYYRSRAAQVYRQLYTYDKSYTYEAK, from the coding sequence ATGAAAAACAGGAAAAAGCTTTGCATTGTTGCGGTGTTTGCCGTTGCAGTGACAGCGTTTACGGGATGCGGTATGTTCAAAAGTGGGAACAGCTCTGTTCCGGCAAGCGGCCTTGGGGAATCCTCGCAGACCGCGAGTTCCCAGCCCGCAAGCAGCGGGCAAAGCGAATCGGAAAGTTCGGCTGTTCAAGTCATAACGCCGAATGAACCGGCCCAGTCACAGCCCGGCCCGGTCATTGATATTGAAACCGACAATGCGGACTTCAACGCGCTTTTTAAATCCAACCCGATCGACAAAAAATATATAGCGGAATCCAATAAAGCGTTTTCCAGTGTGGAGATGGTACAGCTTTCCAACAAATATGCCGATATCTGGTCAAAAGAGGTTACTTCGGCTTATAACAAAGTGGTGAAGCTGGCCACGGGCGATGCGCTCAAGAAGATCAAAGCGGAGCAAACCGCTTGGGTAAACGGCAAGACCGAAGCGCTGAAAAAAATCAGCGACGAAGCACAGGCCGGGGGCGGAACCATGGCGCAGGTGAACGCCGCGAGCGGTATGATGGATTATTACCGCAGCCGTGCAGCGCAGGTTTACCGCCAGCTTTACACCTATGATAAAAGCTACACCTACGAGGCTAAATAA
- the gyrA gene encoding DNA gyrase subunit A yields the protein MDEFQDNQKIINVDLEKEMKQSFLAYSMSVIVSRALPDVRDGLKPVHRRILYTMFENNLSPDKAYRKCADTVGSVLGRYHPHGDASVYDALVRLAQNFSMRYMLVDGHGNFGSVDGDPPAAYRYTESRMSKIAVEMLEDIDKDTVDFQPNYDDRLKEPTVLPSHFPNLLVNGSTGIAVGMATNIPPHNMGEVIDGMCTLIDNPDATLDDLMQSIKGPDFPTSGIIMGRAGIRAAYATGRGRITVRARAEIEEEKNGRFNIVVTELPYQVNKARLVETIAELVKDKRIEGISNVEDHSDREGMHMLISVKRDASPQIVLNQLYTYTQMQTTFGVIMIAIVNGEPKTLTLKEMLQEYIQFQESVVRRRTLYDLRKAEERAHLLEGLKIAVDNIDEIISILRSSKDRLSARARMTERFGLDDLQTQAIVQMPLGALTGLERQKLLDEIAALELKITDYKDILSNETRLLGIVKDEAIAVKNKFNDERRTEIVTVSGEVDIEDLIPQEECVLTLTNFGYVKRQKTDTYHIQRRGGRGVSGMTRREEDVASDMFVINSHDYVMFFTNLGRVYRLKCYEIPEGSRTSKGMNIANLLPIAQDEKVTSMIRVPEFDDESYLCMVTRNGIIKRTSLSAYNTARKGGVIAIDLDEGDELSWVRLTSGDTQLLVATRLGMAIRFDERDVRPMGRTARGVKALTLKESDYVIGMSSLREDGLVLTVSATGYGRLSGINDYRIQSRGGKGLTNYHVKKYGEVAGIKVVDLEDDVILISSDGIIIRIPANSIRECARPSKGVRVMRVNEDSEVVTLARTAHEEDAVDPLPVDEGDADTDLDADEGIDELAENAQSNTEPENTEE from the coding sequence ATGGACGAATTTCAGGATAATCAGAAAATTATAAACGTAGACCTTGAAAAGGAAATGAAACAGTCGTTTCTTGCCTATTCCATGTCGGTTATTGTTTCGCGCGCGCTCCCGGATGTGCGCGACGGGTTAAAGCCGGTTCACAGAAGAATTTTATACACCATGTTTGAAAACAACCTCTCTCCGGATAAAGCGTACCGCAAGTGCGCCGACACCGTCGGCTCCGTGCTGGGCCGTTACCATCCGCACGGCGACGCTTCGGTCTATGACGCGCTGGTCCGTCTGGCGCAGAATTTTTCCATGCGCTATATGCTGGTGGACGGTCACGGAAACTTCGGTTCCGTGGACGGCGACCCCCCGGCTGCTTATCGTTATACGGAATCCCGCATGAGTAAGATCGCTGTGGAAATGCTGGAAGATATCGACAAGGATACCGTCGATTTTCAGCCGAACTACGACGACCGTCTGAAGGAACCGACTGTTCTGCCAAGCCATTTTCCAAACCTTTTGGTCAACGGCTCCACCGGTATTGCAGTGGGCATGGCCACCAATATTCCCCCGCATAACATGGGCGAGGTCATCGACGGCATGTGCACGCTGATTGACAACCCCGACGCCACGCTGGACGATCTAATGCAGAGCATCAAAGGACCCGACTTCCCCACCAGCGGAATCATCATGGGCAGGGCGGGGATCCGCGCCGCCTACGCAACAGGCCGCGGCCGCATCACGGTGCGCGCCCGCGCGGAAATTGAAGAAGAAAAGAACGGCCGCTTCAATATCGTTGTGACCGAACTTCCCTATCAGGTAAATAAGGCAAGACTGGTTGAAACTATCGCCGAACTGGTCAAGGATAAGCGTATTGAGGGGATTTCCAATGTGGAAGACCACTCCGACCGCGAGGGCATGCATATGCTCATCAGCGTAAAGCGCGACGCTTCACCGCAGATTGTTTTGAATCAGCTTTATACCTATACACAGATGCAGACGACGTTCGGCGTCATTATGATTGCCATTGTCAACGGAGAACCTAAAACATTGACGCTGAAGGAAATGCTTCAGGAATACATTCAATTTCAAGAAAGCGTTGTGCGCCGCCGCACCCTGTACGACTTAAGAAAAGCCGAGGAGCGCGCGCATTTGCTGGAAGGCCTGAAAATTGCCGTCGACAATATTGACGAAATTATTTCGATTCTCCGCAGTTCCAAGGACAGGCTGAGCGCAAGGGCGCGCATGACCGAACGGTTCGGGCTGGATGATTTGCAGACGCAGGCAATTGTTCAAATGCCGCTCGGCGCACTCACCGGACTGGAACGCCAGAAGCTGCTGGACGAAATAGCCGCTTTGGAATTAAAAATTACGGATTACAAAGATATTCTGAGTAATGAAACGCGTTTGCTCGGCATTGTTAAGGATGAGGCAATCGCTGTAAAAAATAAGTTTAACGATGAGCGCCGCACCGAGATTGTGACGGTGAGCGGCGAGGTCGATATTGAAGATTTGATTCCGCAGGAGGAGTGTGTGCTGACCCTGACCAACTTCGGTTATGTCAAGCGTCAGAAAACAGACACCTACCATATTCAGCGCAGGGGCGGCCGCGGGGTCAGCGGCATGACAAGACGTGAGGAAGATGTAGCGAGCGACATGTTCGTCATTAACAGCCATGATTATGTCATGTTCTTCACCAATCTGGGCCGTGTCTATCGTTTGAAATGCTATGAAATACCGGAGGGTTCACGCACGAGCAAGGGAATGAACATTGCAAACCTGCTGCCGATCGCGCAGGATGAAAAAGTCACCTCCATGATTCGTGTACCCGAGTTTGACGATGAGAGCTATCTGTGTATGGTAACACGCAACGGAATTATCAAGCGCACCAGCCTTTCAGCCTATAACACCGCGCGCAAGGGCGGCGTGATCGCCATTGACTTGGACGAGGGAGACGAGCTTTCATGGGTGCGCCTGACCAGCGGCGACACGCAGCTTTTGGTTGCGACCCGCCTCGGCATGGCCATCCGCTTTGACGAAAGGGATGTTCGCCCAATGGGAAGAACCGCCCGCGGCGTCAAGGCGCTTACACTCAAAGAGAGCGATTATGTAATAGGAATGAGTTCCCTGCGTGAGGACGGTCTTGTACTGACTGTTTCCGCAACAGGATACGGCAGGCTTTCCGGCATCAATGACTACCGCATTCAGTCCAGAGGCGGCAAGGGCCTGACGAACTATCATGTTAAGAAATACGGAGAGGTTGCCGGCATTAAGGTGGTCGATCTTGAAGACGATGTTATTTTAATTTCTTCCGACGGAATTATCATTCGTATTCCGGCAAATTCCATCCGTGAATGTGCAAGGCCGTCCAAGGGCGTGCGCGTAATGCGCGTGAATGAAGACAGCGAGGTTGTCACCCTTGCCCGCACAGCGCATGAAGAAGACGCGGTTGATCCCCTGCCTGTGGACGAAGGAGACGCGGATACCGATCTTGACGCGGATGAGGGAATTGACGAGCTTGCTGAAAATGCTCAGTCGAATACAGAGCCTGAAAACACCGAGGAATAA